Proteins encoded within one genomic window of Acipenser ruthenus chromosome 32, fAciRut3.2 maternal haplotype, whole genome shotgun sequence:
- the LOC131703111 gene encoding uncharacterized protein LOC131703111 produces MTSASSYVQSMTCRYSPWVEREILCERNYMEVSVRRGVPLIEPNFVQDDPDWSLAYPEATAADNSIWKIVFHLPANRKTTMTVAQAMTNGYGINTTPTRILVRAAYNSTESQPQVIQTVPMAVLRSTTFYKQRWMVMMVDTAVTCPTDGTAFTEQMITWNVPRVPPPLVPTQQITTLDVQMGVDGRKLDPATIHNGDYKLDVGPQLITVKIPVGADGGYYKSHVLDNTYVISYSIEPMLEHTWQDGPEKTKYTVLHPITTPFMPRPPVVTNNTVPKARVFNATLGTFLPDVELVKIIVGSETLTVPEANLKGYNVQEHVFPNGSKTYTLQVPFEDPNVKQKVTPPDTRTYILPLTYLLNIVPENTPFTHPAVVEAILKDISKCLTVCGLQLPFSDQSSPLP; encoded by the exons atgacttcagcttcctcctatgttcagagcatgacatgccgctattctccatgggtggagagggagattctgtgtgaaagaaactacatggag gtttctgtgagaagaggtgtgccacttattgagccaaactttgttcaagatgatcctgattggtcccttgcataccctgag gcaactgctgctgacaacagcatctggaaaattgtgttccatctcccagcaaatagaaagacaactatgactgttgctcaggccatgacaaatggctatggcataaacactacaccaactcgaattctggttagagctgcatacaactccacagaaagccagcctcaggtg atccaaactgtaccaatggctgtgctaaggtcaaccaccttttataagcaaagatggatggtcatgatggtggacactgcagttacatgtcctactg atggaacagccttcacagaacagatgattacatggaatgttccccgtgttccacctcctcttgttccgacacaacaaattactacccttgatgttcaaatgggagttgatggtcgcaagcttgaccctgcaacgattcataatggagattataaactggatgtcggtccccagctaatcactgtaaaaattcctgtgggagctgatggtggatattacaag agccatgtattggacaacacatatgtgatctcttactctattgaaccaatgctggagcatacctggcaagatgggcctgagaagaccaagtacacagtacttcatccaataaccactcctttcatgcctcggccaccagttgtcacaaaca acactgttcctaaagccagagtgttcaatgcgaccctggggacattcctgcctgatgtggagctggtcaaaattatagttggatcagagacgttaactgtgccagaagccaacctaaaaggttataatgtccaggagcatgtctttcccaatggatccaagacctacactctccaggtgccatttgaggaccccaatgtgaagcaaaag gtaactcctccagacaccagaacctacattctgcccctgacctacttgctgaatatagtgccagagaatacaccctttactcatcctgctgtagttgaagccattctcaaagacatcagtaagtgcctgactgtTTGTGGTCTACAATTACCCTTTTCTgaccaatccagtccattgccctga